In Trichoderma atroviride chromosome 2, complete sequence, one DNA window encodes the following:
- a CDS encoding uncharacterized protein (BUSCO:EOG092D01MX): MTHERLDESVSPMTRTPNHPSPANVEAQSQFQPPKSNGLLAPTPNISQQQVGAEEGPKKASKETPEEAPTEAKDYWNDGLSHPDPSPLTSGDLKPESEAQEATPHEQQPAPAKSIPEPLQLDAGRSIQFAQPDFHEPPLHPPGAIPLEEPDTPRSRTRFMSKIKAFAANTGSQTPKSLNGPTFPSEFGTRSFPNSPTVSRVTTRVPEAVHEEQSDADADVETADEAAIPDAVKKNKKKSRRFKKGSISNFPNPSRFPADLDALSTYDRLLRRRASMPDTTQHDHAASDGDIRDIPRRKPFRRGYSMMNTTMSPPDEEDMEDLENSTAVGRRTGHLRRITVFGGGGLSDGDALTPRKHFFNSERAERASSYGVNKWKRVKSTLKLLRQKKDDRFDYYKSAELMAELRAGAPAVLMLASMIQRDEHGNKRIPVLLEQLKLKIKDSSPMPDDDKERHWIFTIELEYGSGPSRMQWLVVRTIRDIYNLHFRYKFALNNDKYMLGRLDLGARLKQPKFPYSAFPYLRGARDKGDESDEDDQASGRGEETAAEMTAAEDHGDGPHQHSRKKSRGNFLAGMRRRSTGFTDAGELSTAEGAGIDKEIRRQKYVEKQRRILEKYLSEMIRWLMFRADSNRLCRFLELSALGVRLAAEGSYHGKEGFLHLQMSKGLDFRRVLQPAKVIARHSRKWFLVRQSYIVCVESPENMNIFDVYLVDTKFSIASKRKALKKIGSKKKQAEIDLTMEHEHSAEKHHTLTVRTSDRKIRLFSRYQSVMRQFEDSINEMLKQTPWFEKKRFDSFAPVRSGVFAQWLVDGRDYMWNVSRAINMAKDVIYIHDWWLSPELYMRRPACISQKWRLDRLLQKKAKEGVKVFVIIYRNVEAAIPIDSEYTKFSLLNLHPNIFVQRSPNQFKKNQFFFAHHEKICIVDHDVAFLGGIDLCFGRWDSPQHPIVDDKPTGFEPSEMPKDSEHVQLFPGKDYSNPRVQDFFNLNEPYEEMYDRGKVPRMPWHDVSMQVVGQPARDLTRHFVQRWNYLRRGRKPTRPLPFLLPPPDAKFEDLEALGLTGTCEVQMLRSASNWSLGIDETEHSIQNAYIHLIEESDHFVYIENQFFITSTEAYGTKIVNRIGDALVERIIRAHQNDEDWRAVIIIPLMPGFQNTVDEQEGTSVRLIVMCQYRSICRGEHSIFGRLRAAGIEPEDYISFFSLRQWGMMGNDVLVTEQLYIHAKTIVVDDRVALIGSANINERSLVGSRDSEVAAIVRDTDMISSTMAGKPYQVGRFAHTLRMRLMREHLGLDVDEILEQEREEEVNEALFEQDMDAIYEEDATPDADASSTSSSVAKSPRAPVNPIRLPSFNHDLDLAAAEACLDLDDSSSKGKETETDPRVEDKEHQLDLSGYGPDHWKSAEQQGVDEGRDSVVVEGREVLLHDGKRIAEMAQPPLSPPSSRRQQNAHQEPGDKPGTPPAPPSPISRHEAMKSDLSGLGTGAPAVPLPVLDDASIGGPAVHADSKAGRQSNGAFHPMAADIQAASIDKDCMRDPLDSRFVDEIWNRAARNNTVLYRRVFRCMPDSKVGTWAEYREYMDYGVKFRASMEPKSTGDETEPRRDEAAVKTEDQPKIQLPEPEGDDANGKPVSRGSSGEDSALRSPPVDGTTTENQSSLEPPSPVYAQGDVPFPTMDTSSSSKPVSRSKSRDRRPNFSTLDKPSSKDTNAAPPLAPATATATGGTVKRRRRATTKGSRRGLLIEEMPTRGEAEQLLGLVQGNVVEFPYDWLLTEEHNGNWGYQVDGVAPIAIYN, encoded by the exons ATGACGCACGAACGGTTAGACGAGTCCGTCTCGCCAATGACGAGAACCCCCAACCATCCCTCCCCGGCCAACGTCGAAGCGCAGTCTCAGTTCCAGCCACCAAAGTCGAATGGCCTGCTTGCTCCGACCCCCAATATATCACAACAACAAGTGGGCGCAGAAGAAGGCCCCAAAAAAGCCTCAAAGGAAACACCAGAGGAAGCCCCGACAGAGGCCAAAGATTATTGGAATGATGGATTGAGCCATCCTGATCCCTCGCCATTAACTTCGGGGGATCTGAAGCCGGAATCCGAGGCTCAAGAAGCAACGCCACATGAACAGCAGCCTGCACCCGCCAAAAGTATTCCGGAACCTTTGCAATTGGATGCAGGGCGTAGCATTCAGTTTGCCCAGCCTGATTTCCACGAACCTCCCCTTCATCCCCCGGGGGCGATTCCATTGGAGGAGCCAGATACACCACGCTCTCGAACGAGATTCATGTCCAAGATCAAGGCTTTCGCAGCCAATACAGGCTCACAGACCCCGAAATCACTAAACGGGCCAACTTTTCCATCTGAATTCGGCACACGATCGTTTCCCAACTCTCCTACTGTGTCTAGAGTTACCACTCGAGTTCCGGAAGCCGTCCACGAAGAACAAtctgatgccgatgccgatgtcGAAACTGCAGATGAAGCTGCCATACCCGACGCTgtcaagaagaacaagaaaaaaagccgGCGCTTTAAGAAAGGCTCCATATCTAATTTTCCAAATCCGAGCCGATTCCCAGCCGATCTGGATGCACTAAGCACATATGATCGCCTGCTCAGACGCCGAGCAAGCATGCCTGATACGACGCAACATGACCATGCTGCATCCGATGGCGATATTCGTGATATTCCCAGACGTAAGCCATTTCGCAGAGGATATTCCATGATGAACACCACCATGAGTCCtccagatgaagaagacatgGAAGACCTGGAAAACTCCACTGCTGTTGGACGACGTACGGGCCATTTGCGCCGCATTACTGTCTTTGGCGGAGGCGGCTTGTctgatggagatgcattGACCCCTAGGAAGCACTTCTTCAACTCGGAAAGAGCAGAAAGGGCCTCGAGCTACGGTGTCAATAAATGGAAGCGAGTCAAAAGCACGCTGAAGCTCCTTCGACAAAAGAAGGATGACCGCTTCGATTATTACAAATCTGCAGAACTCATGGCTGAGCTGAGAGCCGGTGCGCCTGCAGTGCTGATGCTCGCTAGTATGATTCAGCGAGACGAACACGGGAACAAAAGAATACCAGTTCTACTGGAGCAACTGAAGCTGAAAATTAAGGATAGCTCGCCCATGCCGGATGATGACAAAGAGCGCCACTGGATATTTACAATTGAATTGGAATATGGCAGTGGACCGAGTCGGATGCAATGGCTAGTTGTCCGAACCATCAGGGACATCTATAACCTGCACTTTCGGTACAAGTTTGCTCTGAATAACGATAAATACATGCTTGGACGTTTGGATCTTGGTGCTCGCCTAAAACAGCCCAAGTTTCCCTACTCGGCATTCCCGTATCTTCGTGGTGCTCGCGACAAAGGAGATGAAAGCGACGAAGATGACCAGGCCAGTGGCCGCGGCGAGGAGACGGCTGCTGAGATGACGGCTGCTGAGGACCATGGCGACGGACCGCATCAACACTCGAGAAAGAAATCTCGCGGCAATTTCCTCGCAGGTATGAGACGAAGATCTACTGGCTTCACTGACGCTGGTGAGCTGTCTACGGCGGAAGGCGCTGGCATTGATAAGGAGATTCGTAGACAGAAGTATGTGGAAAAACAGAGGCGCATTCTCGAAAAGTACCTCTCCGAGATGATTCGATGGCTCATGTTCAGAGCTGATAGCAATCGTCTGTGTCGATTTCTCGAGCTGTCAGCTTTGGGAGTTCGTCTAGCTGCTGAAGGAAGCTATCACGGCAAAGAAggctttcttcatcttcaaatgTCCAAAGGCCTCGACTTCCGTCGCGTGCTACAACCAGCCAAAGTCATTGCTCGACACAGCCGGAAATGGTTCCTTGTCAGGCAGAGCTACATTGTGTGCGTCGAGTCACCGGAGAATATGAACATCTTTGATGTCTATCTTGTCGATACCAAATTCAGTATCGCTTCTAAGAGGAAGGCACTGAAGAAAATTggctccaagaagaagcaggctGAGATCGATTTGACCATGGAGCATGAACATTCCGCGGAGAAGCACCACACGCTTACGGTGCGCACTTCGGACCGCAAAATACGGCTGTTCTCACGTTACCAGTCGGTGATGCGACAATTCGAAGATTCCATCAACGAAATGCTGAAACAGACGCCCTggtttgagaagaagaggtttgATAGTTTCGCCCCCGTTCGGTCTGGCGTATTTGCGCAATGGCTGGTCGATGGTCGCGACTACATGTGGAATGTATCGAGAGCAATCAACATGGCGAAAGACGTCATCTATATTCACGATTGGTGGCTGAGCCCTGAGCTCTATATGCGGCGCCCTGCTTGCATTAGCCAGAAATGGCGGCTGGATCGGCTGCTccagaagaaggcgaaagaGGGCGTGAAAGTATTTGTGATTATCTATCGAAATGTGGAAGCTGCCATTCCCATCGATTCCGAGTACACCAAATTCTCGCTTCTTAACCTCCATCCAAATATCTTTGTCCAGCGGTCTCCGAACCAGTTCAAGAAGAATCAATTTTTCTTCGCGCACCACGAAAAAATCTGCATTGTTGATCACGATGTGGCATTTCTCGGTGGTATAGACCTCTGCTTTGGTCGCTGGGATAGCCCGCAGCATCCGATCGTTGACGACAAGCCAACCGGATTTGAGCCGTCCGAGATGCCCAAAGACTCTGAGCATGTACAACTGTTCCCGGGAAAGGACTACTCGAACCCGAGAGTTCAAGACTTTTTCAATCTCAACGAACCGTATGAAGAAATGTACGACCGGGGCAAGGTTCCTAGAATGCCTTGGCATGATGTTTCCATGCAAGTCGTTGGACAACCCGCTCGAGACTTGACTCGCCATTTCGTTCAGCGTTGGAATTATCTCCGCCGAGGCCGAAAACCAACTAGGCCCCTGCCGTTCCTGTTACCGCCCCCTGATGCGAAATTCGAGGATCTCGAGGCCCTTGGATTGACTGGTACTTGCGAAGTTCAAATGCTCCGGTCTGCATCCAACTGGTCGTTGGGCATAGACGAAACCGAGCATAGCATCCAGAATGCCTACATCCATTTGATCGAGGAGTCTGATCATTTTGTCTACATTGAGAACCAGTTCTTCATTACAAGCACCGAGGCCTACGGAACCAAGATTGTCAACCGTATTGGAGATGCTCTGGTTGAACGCATCATTCGTGCTCACCAAAATGATGAAGACTGGCGAGCTGTCATCATTATACCTCTCATGCCGGGATTTCAAAACACCGTTGATGAGCAGGAAGGCACTAGCGTTCGACTGATTGTCATGTGCCAATATCGGAGTATCTGCCGTGGAGAACACTCGATTTTTGGGCGTCTTCGTGCCGCGGGGATTGAACCCGAGGATTATATCagctttttctctcttcgaCAGTGGGGAATGATGGGTAATGATGTCCTTGTTACCGAGCAGCTTTATATCCATGCCAAGACCATTGTTGTAGACGATCGAGTTGCGCTGATTGGTTCTGCAAACATCAACGAACGTTCGCTGGTTGGCTCCAGAGACTCTGAGGTGGCCGCCATCGTTCGTGATACTGATATGATATCGTCTACCATGGCGGGCAAGCCATATCAAGTTGGCCGATTTGCTCACACTCTTCGTATGAGACTCATGCGagagcatcttggccttgatgttgatgaaatCTTGGaacaagagcgagaagaagaggtaaACGAAGCTCTCTTTGAACAAGATATGGATGCTATATACGAAGAAGATGCGACACCTGACGCTGATGCGTCCAGCACTAGTTCTAGCGTGGCCAAGAGTCCACGAGCGCCTGTGAACCCCATTCGTTTGCCCAGTTTCAACCATGACCTTGACCTcgcggcagcagaggcctGCCTAGATCTTGACGATTCTTCGtcgaaaggaaaagagactGAGACCGACCCTCGTGTTGAAGACAAGGAACATCAGCTAGATTTATCAGGATACGGTCCGGATCACTGGAAGTCGGCAGAACAGCAAGGCGTCGATGAAGGCCGAGATTCAGTTGTCGTCGAAGGCCGAGAGGTTCTCTTGCACGATGGGAAGCGAATTGCGGAAATGGCCCAGCCTCCCTTGTCCCCTCCCTCTTCGCGTCGTCAGCAGAATGCGCACCAAGAGCCTGGCGATAAGCCTGGCACCCCTCCTGCACCCCCATCCCCTATTAGCAGGCacgaggcgatgaagagtgATCTCTCAGGTCTGGGTACGGGTGCGCCAGCCGTTCCATTGCCAGTGCTTGATGATGCTAGCATTGGTGGTCCTGCCGTTCACGCTGATTCTAAAGCAGGCCGTCAATCCAACGGAGCTTTTCATCCGATGGCAGCAGATATCCAAGCTGCTTCCATCGATAAAGACTGCATGCGAGATCCATTGGATTCTCGCTTTGTGGATGAAATTTGGAATCGGGCTGCGCGCAATAACACAGTGCTCTACCGGAGAGTATTCCGCTGCATGCCTGATTCCAAAGTTGGTACCTGGGCCGAATACCGCGAATATATGGATTACGGTGTGAAATTCCGCGCCAGCATGGAGCCAAAATCTACCGGCGACGAGACTGAACCTCGTCGTGACGAAGCAGCTGTAAAGACGGAAGATCAGCCCAAGATTCAACTGCCCGAGCCTGAAGGCGATGACGCAAACGGCAAGCCGGTTTCTCGTGGCAGCAGCGGAGAGGACTCAGCTCTTCGCTCCCCGCCTGTTGATGGAACGACGACAGAAAACCAAAGCTCGTTGGAGCCGCCTTCACCTGTTTATGCTCAAGGGGACGTGCCATTCCCCACCATGGacacttcatcttcttcgaaGCCAGTTTCGCGAAGCAAAAGCCGAGACCGTAGGCCAAATTTCTCAACGCTGGACAAGCCGTCTTCCAAGGACACTAATGCTGCTCCTCCCCTGGCGCCGGCAACAGCGACGGCCACTGGCGGAACAGTCAAGCGCCGACGCCGAGCCACTACCAAGGGCAGCCGGCGCGGACTCTTGATTGAGGAGATGCCTACGCGTGGCGAGGCCGAGCAGCTTTTGGGCTTGGTCCAAGGAAACGTGGTCGAGTTCCCATATGACTGGCTACTTACAGAAGAGCACAACGGGAACTGGGGCTACCAGGTGGATGGAGTGGCACCTATTGCCATTTA CAATTAA
- a CDS encoding uncharacterized protein (TransMembrane:4 (o12-34i55-76o88-113i125-151o)) yields the protein MATELCPVYAPFFGAMGCTCAIVFTCLGASYGTAKSGVGIAAMGVLRPDLIVKNIVPVIMAGIIGIYGLVVSVLISDGLRQDLPLYTGFIQFGAGLSVGLAGLAAGFAIGIVGDAGVRGTAQQPRLFVGMILILIFAEVLGLYGLIVALLMNSKASQDAVCA from the exons ATGGCCACCGAACTTTG CCCCGTCTACGCG CCCTTCTTTGGTGCCATGGGTTGCACCTGTGCCATCGTCTTTACCTGCCTGGGCGCCTCTTACGGCACCGCCAAGTCTGGTGTTGGTATCGCCGCTATGGGTGTTCTCCGCCCTGATCTGATTGTCAAGA ACATTGTACCCGTCATTATGGCTGGTATCATTGGTATCTACGGTCTGGTCGTCTCTGTTCTCATCTCCGATGGTCTGCGACAAGACCTTCCTCTCTACACTGGTTTCATCCAATTCGGTGCCGGTCTCTCTGTCGGTCTCGCtggtcttgctgctggtttTGCCATTGGTATTGTTGGTGATGCCGGTGTCCGAGGAACTGCTCAACAACCTCGTCTTTTCGTCGGAATGATTCTGATTCTTATTTTCGCCGAAGTCTTGG GTCTGTACGGTCTTATCGTCGCTCTTCTGATGAACTCAAAGGccagccaagatgctgtCTGCGCATAA
- a CDS encoding uncharacterized protein (TransMembrane:8 (i172-194o235-255i276-298o304-328i361-381o387-405i426-450o462-478i)), with product MATRYSLRQTPRKKELFDGLVETPKRSSRTRQASQAPDASDAEDSASIAETASPRKITRRRTAKFIENLDEEEDLKPVANGTANGYSNGHANGHSNGNANGHANGYTNGHANGKANGYTNGQANGHTNGHANGHTNGHANGHANGTSAEEKAIDGWRAGQDPKVDYSGEFEFGGSVGTLCMMTFFPMLMWYMWIGTTFYGGKFPSRAPGESWADFGLHLANIVYTRAFPHTKAWVWYWSYLIFEGACYCLLPGVWGKGKPLAHEGGKQLDYFCNAFVSLYTTLAVFAALHFSGIWPIYTALDEFGPLLSVAICSGFIVSFIAYFSALWRGKQHRMTGYPIYDFFMGAELNPRMFGILDFKMFFEVRMPWYFLLILSLGAAARQYEQYGYVSGEVMFLVMAHYLYANACAKGEELIITTWDMYYEKWGFMLIFWNLAGVPLSYCHCTLYLANHDPATYRWNRFALVAMYGAYLFWYWVWDSCNSQKNRFRAMEKGNLIPRKTFPQVPWQTLKNPKTIETPQGTILIDGWYGLARKIHYTSDLWFSVSWGLITGFESPFPWFYPVFFACMIAHRAHRDITRCRAKYGEAWLEYERQVPYLFIPYVI from the exons ATGGCGACCCGATATTCACTGCGGCAGACTCCTAG GAAAAAGGAGCTCTTCGACGGCTTGGTCGAGACCCCAAAGCGATCTTCGCGCACCCGCCAAGCCTCACAGGCTCCCGATGCCTCAGACGCTGAGGATTCTGCATCTATCGCTGAGACTGCCAGCCCTCGCAAGATTACACGCCGCCGCACGGCCAAGTTCATCGAGAACCtagacgaggaggaggatctCAAGCCTGTTGCCAATGGCACTGCCAACGGCTACAGCAATGGCCACGCCAACGGACACTCCAACGGCAACGCCAACGGCCATGCCAATGGCTACACCAATGGCCACGCTAATGGCAAGGCCAACGGATATACAAATGGACAGGCGAATGGACACACCAACGGACATGCCAATGGCCATACCAACGGACATGCCAACGGACACGCCAACGGAACATCCGCCGAAGAGAAGGCGATAGACGGCTGGAGAGCCGGCCAGGACCCCAAGGTCGACTACTCGGGCGAGTTCGAATTCGGCGGTTCAGTAGGCACTCTGTGCATGATGACCTTCTTCCCAATGCTCATGTGGTACATGTGGATTGGCACTACGTTTTATGGTGGCAAGTTCCCATCCCGCGCTCCTGGTGAAAGCTGGGCTGATTTCGGCCTTCATTTGGCCAACATCGTCTACACGCGCGCGTTTCCTCACACCAAGGCATGGGTATGGTACTGGAGCTACCTGATCTTTGAGGGTGCATGCTACTGCCTTCTTCCTGGTGTCTGGGGCAAGGGCAAGCCTCTTGCTCACGAAGGCGGCAAGCAGCTCGACTATTTCTGCAACGCTTTTGTCAGCTTGTACACGACCCTCGCCGTCTTTGCCGCCCTGCACTTCTCTGGCATCTGGCCCATCTACACGGCTCTCGATGAGTTCGGCCCTCTCCTGTCGGTTGCCATCTGCAGCGGCTTCATTGTCAGCTTCATCGCTTACTTCTCTGCTCTGTGGAGAGGCAAGCAGCACCGCATGACCGGCTACCCCATTTATGACTTCTTCATGGGTGCTGAGCTTAACCCCCGCATGTTTGGCATCCTTGATTTCAAGATGTTTTTCGAGGTTCGCATGCCCTGGTACTTCCTGCTGATTCTCAGTCTCGGAGCGGCTGCACGTCAGTACGAGCAATATGGCTATGTCTCTGGCGAGGTCATGTTCCTTGTTATGGCGCACTACCTTTATGCCAACGCTTGCGCCAAGGGCGAGGAGCTTATCATCACTACCTG GGACATGTACTATGAGAAGTGGGGTTTCATGCTCATCTTCTGGAACCTTGCTGGTGTCCCTCTGTCGTACTGCCACTGCACCCTTTACCTGGCTAACCACGATCCCGCCACCTACCGCTGGAACCGCTTCGCTCTGGTTGCCATGTACGGCGCGTACCTCTTCTGGTACTGGGTGTGGGACAGCTGCAACAGCCAGAAGAACCGATTCCGCGCCATGGAGAAGGGAAACCTCATCCCCCGGAAGACTTTCCCTCAGGTCCCATGGCAGACACTCAAGAACCCCAAGACGATTGAGACTCCTCAGGGCACCATCCTCATCGATGGTTGGTATGGTCTTGCTCGCAAGATTCACTACACCTCTGACCTTTGGTTCTCTGTCTCGTGGGGTCTGATCACAGGCTTTGA GAGCCCCTTCCCCTGGTTCTAtcccgtcttcttcgcctgcATGATTGCCCACCGCGCGCATAGAGACATTACTCGCTGCCGCGCCAAGTACGGCGAAGCCTGGCTCGAGTACGAGCGCCAGGTCCCTTATCTCTTCATTCCC TACGTCATCTAA